The proteins below come from a single Limosilactobacillus reuteri genomic window:
- a CDS encoding multicopper oxidase family protein, whose amino-acid sequence MSKDEVIDHYFYDEAAYDYHDGGYVPLEEPQVPQQPLNIPKILQPDKETATDMYYTIVAQTGAVQLMPGEKTKTWGYNAPLLGKTVVFKNGKTIHLHLVNHLPELTTFHWHGLAIPGPIEDGGCHAPVYPGGSRDVTFKINQPAAFVWLHAHPCPATAEQVWQGLAAGAIVQDEHEQSLPLPRTYGVDDIPVILQDRRFHENNQWNYRKDYDPDGVAGPTPMINGTINPYFDVTTQKVRLRFLDGADRREFRLHFSDDLEFTQIAGDLSLLPHPVRMTKLLITCAERQEIIVDFGKYKPGDVVTLYSDDVPLLRFRIHEFKPDNTTIPATLFEVPDLAVDPDLPVHHVTLDGMDEAVAMNGKKFQMDRIDYQMPMGKVQLWDICNTNPAPGMIHPYHMHGTAFKVVSRNGHAPYPNELGLKDTVAVNPGAHVVIKVWFHVSGVFMYHCHILEHEDGGMMAQLQVIDPANPNKKYHLMNHMTIMKAFAEERHVPMDQLWLGGMESYKKMGMEM is encoded by the coding sequence ATGAGTAAAGACGAAGTAATCGATCACTATTTTTATGATGAGGCAGCTTATGATTATCATGATGGTGGTTATGTGCCATTGGAAGAACCACAGGTACCGCAACAGCCATTAAACATTCCTAAAATATTGCAGCCGGATAAGGAAACGGCAACGGACATGTATTACACAATTGTTGCTCAAACAGGCGCGGTCCAGTTGATGCCCGGTGAAAAAACGAAGACCTGGGGATACAATGCGCCGCTGTTAGGTAAGACAGTAGTGTTTAAAAATGGGAAGACCATTCATTTGCACCTGGTTAACCATCTACCTGAATTAACGACTTTTCACTGGCATGGGTTAGCGATTCCCGGTCCGATTGAGGATGGTGGTTGTCATGCCCCTGTCTATCCAGGTGGCAGTCGTGACGTTACCTTTAAGATCAATCAACCAGCCGCTTTTGTTTGGTTACATGCCCACCCGTGTCCAGCAACCGCCGAGCAGGTATGGCAGGGCTTAGCTGCTGGGGCAATTGTCCAAGATGAACATGAGCAGAGCCTTCCGTTACCACGAACTTACGGGGTTGACGATATTCCAGTTATTTTACAAGACCGTCGTTTTCATGAAAATAACCAGTGGAACTACCGGAAGGACTATGATCCCGATGGTGTCGCCGGACCAACACCGATGATTAACGGTACGATTAATCCGTACTTTGATGTTACGACCCAGAAAGTTCGTTTGCGGTTCTTGGATGGTGCTGACCGCCGCGAATTCCGGTTACACTTTAGTGATGATCTTGAATTTACTCAGATTGCTGGTGACCTAAGCCTGTTACCACATCCGGTTAGAATGACGAAGCTCTTGATTACCTGTGCAGAGCGGCAAGAAATTATTGTCGACTTTGGCAAGTACAAGCCGGGGGATGTTGTGACGCTTTACTCTGATGATGTTCCTCTTCTCCGGTTCCGAATTCATGAATTTAAGCCTGATAATACCACGATTCCAGCCACCCTATTTGAAGTGCCAGATCTAGCTGTTGATCCAGACCTTCCAGTTCACCATGTTACCCTTGACGGAATGGATGAAGCGGTTGCGATGAACGGTAAGAAATTCCAGATGGATCGGATTGACTATCAGATGCCGATGGGGAAGGTTCAACTGTGGGATATCTGTAATACAAACCCGGCTCCCGGAATGATTCACCCATACCATATGCATGGAACCGCATTTAAAGTTGTTTCGCGGAATGGCCATGCACCATACCCTAATGAACTAGGGCTGAAGGATACGGTTGCAGTTAATCCTGGTGCACATGTTGTGATTAAGGTGTGGTTCCATGTTTCGGGCGTCTTTATGTATCATTGTCATATCCTTGAGCATGAGGATGGCGGCATGATGGCCCAACTTCAAGTGATCGATCCAGCAAATCCCAACAAGAAGTATCATTTAATGAATCACATGACGATCATGAAGGCTTTTGCTGAAGAACGTCATGTGCCGATGGATCAACTGTGGCTTGGCGGAATGGAATCCTACAAGAAAATGGGAATGGAAATGTAG